In Syngnathus scovelli strain Florida chromosome 12, RoL_Ssco_1.2, whole genome shotgun sequence, the genomic window ctttttttcagtGTGGCGAGTGCAAATGCATCACTTGTTTTGAGGAACTAACTTTTTCTTTTGCAGCGAAGaattcgagaaaaaaaaaaaaacagaagtagAATGAAAATGATCGACCTGATCATTAGGTTATTTGTGTTGATTAGATATGCATTTGACGTGCCGCTTGTGTCTGCAACACAGACGGTCCCTgtataaatatttgttttaggACTTTATTATTAGTGCTGTCGAGGAAAATGATTTAGATATAGTAGATTAGTATTTCATTTTTGCATATACAACCATTTTATGGCAATGTCAATATGACAATGGAAATAAAGTCGCTTTTgaaaaaaacttttattttcCTCAGAAATACCTATGTATATTTTTGCACGATTTGTAGATATGATTTCTTTGTTGTAAACAAATAAACTTGCAACGTTTGACGATAAAGTACATTAGTCAATGCATTAGACATTCTGTTTTTATGTTTCTTTTAACCTCATAAAGTtttctatttgtccctgctgtcTTCACTactatttgaaaatatttttttctttttgcagaacTTTAGAGTGACTGTAATAAAAGAACTGCCAAATGAAAGCCTTGCTCATCACCACTGAGAGCGCCGAGGTCCTCTTCCACTGGACTGACCCAGGGTTCCAGCTCAATATCCAGCAGCAGTATGGCGCGGCCCAGGAGGAAGGCCAGGGGGTAAAGAGGAAAATAACGTGTATTTGTGCCTTAAAATTACCTCTATAATAATGATTGTAAATAATATGTACTGTATTAAAGCTTCCAGATTTTGAGGACAGTATCAGCACTTTGTTCGCTCCCATCATCATCTCCTGCAGCTCTATGGTGGACAGGCTGGGTGACAGCTACACTTGCTTCACCACGGAGAACAACCACACCTATGTACTACACCAGGTACTAAGCTATTTGTTGTACAGGTTAGAATAAAATAACTCCAAAATTAATATGTTCTGCGTTGGGTGTCAGTTTAACGAGTGCCTCTACATTGCTGTGAACGGAGATGGcgaggaggatgaggatgatCTGAGGAGGAAGATCTACGTGACTAAGAAGATGACCGAGGTGCTTTTCGGCATGGTCACCCTCAGCGGTAACCTGATCAGGAGAGAGTAAGACATCTTAGAAATATAAATTAGGACCTACACAGTAATAGCAGGTGAAGCTTGAAGAGGGGTGTGTAGAGTTTTCATATACACTGTATTCACTTCTGTGTTCAGGAGGGCTACACCTCAACATGCATACTTTGAATATACCTATGTTAAGAACTATTTAATAGTTCACCTGTGTGTCTTGTGTTgatgtgcttttgttttttttttgctatctaGGCTGCGCCCTCAAGGCACAGAGCAAAGGGCTCGTCTGTGGAAACATCTCCAGCGTTTGCTGGACACCTATAACCATCTCAAAGAGAACGACCAGAGCTTCTTAGTGGAGGTGGAGTCTAATCACTATCTTATTTGTTATTTGTTTCAAGAATGTAACCCAAAAgaagtatttttaattttttaattttttgaaagGGGTTGTATCAGCATTTTTAACGTCCCAATATATTATTTTGTGCAAAGGAGCCTACGAGGTGTCGAGTTTgtgtctaaattaaaaaaaaagatatattggtaaaggcaaaatatttttttaattggtcaCAGAGCTCAGCCATTCAAGTCAAATTGTGATGTCTTTCTCACACAATGGTAATATTCTTAAACTGATGCATCAAACTGGGAGGGTACAGTAAATTTTAGCCATGTTTTTGTCGGTAACGTTTATTCGCCGCTAGATGGCAGCAGCAACGTCTATTTGTATGGTTTGCattttgtcttatttttttaacacactGCAAACCCGAGTAGATTGGATTTGAGCAGTGAGATTCCTAAACTACTGCATCCTCCCGTTCCGtaaggcatttccattcatgcaACAAAATAAGTCATTGCTAGGTCATGTAAGCTTTGTGGCCAATTCAACTGGAAATGAGTACATTTGTGAGTAAACTGGGTTTTTTCTCCCAAATATTTTATGATGTTGTGCTGTAAGCTTTCCTAATGTAAAATAAGTGTCTTGTTAATTTTCTAAAGGTTGGGAAAGATTGCATCTACTGATGTGTGGTGCTATTCACAAGATAAGTGCTTTGCCCTGTCAGGCGGTGGAGAGGCTGATCCATCCCACGCTGTGCGAGCAGTGCATCGAGTTCCTGGAGCGCCGTTTAGTTCAGCAGCTCAACAGCAGTGTGGAGAGGGCGGGAGAGGAGGTGCAGCATGCTTTCATCCTGGTGCACACCAAACTTCTGGCCTTCTACTCCAGGTTTTGGTCTCTTGCTTTCTCAACTGGTCATCACCAACCCAAATGAACATTCTCACTTTAGCCTTCAATGTGTCTGCAGCCGCAGTGCGAGCACACTCGCCACTTCAGACCTCTTGGCCCTCATCATCTTGGCCCAAAACATGTATCCTAGCAACATGGACCAGGATGACCACACATCTGAGGTACTCTAGGTGGTGCTGATGGTTGACCACTGAGGGACTGATACAAAGTCATTTAGCACTGCACATTATTGTGCAACAATTGCAGGCCTCAATGACAACCCCttagcaaatttaaaaaaaagaacaaatttaATTTTGGTCTTGTTTTTGTCTCTTTCATGTGAAGGATAGTACAAGTGGCTCAGGCCCAGAGAGCTTTTACACACCTCAGCCTTCTCCCACTGACTCGAGCAGTTCTGGTGAGTTTGGagatttcttcatgtgcctgcaataatttttttaatatttaaaaaaaacataaataaaatcaattaaCAGGAGTAGTTGAGACAattgaatatttgttttattgttgcattaattatgattttttttttttagatatggCAATATTTGAGAGTTAACATTTAgcaccatgaagaaaaaaaaataacataaacaaCATTATAAATATTTGTAGCAGTAAATTTATAGTCAAGTGAGCTTAAGTGAATGTATGTAATAATTTGAACATAACACTTTATGTTCATACAGAAAAACAAGCAAGAGAAGATGCCACCGAGTTTGAGTTTGTGGATCCAGACATTCACGTGTGTCTTCAAATTTCTTAACTTTACATTTGTCACAACATGTAGTAGTTGGATatacaaatgtgtttgtgtgtgttcagaTGGCAGAAGACAGCTTGCACACTTTGGATGTCCCTCCCCCTGACCCGTCCACGCCTCGCAGGGTTTTCCTAGAAGTGTCCCACAAGGACGGGCTGTATCCCATGATGCCTCACTCCATGTACTGTCTGCCACTATGGCCCGGCATCacactggtgctgctcactaagGTTCGTGAACATCTCCCTCCAGTTCGTTTTTGACTTTGAACTCACATAGTCACTATTGAATCCATTTAGATACCCACCAGTGCAGTGGCAGCGTCCGTCTACATGTTCCTGGAGGCCTTTGCCAAGCTGGAGAAGCGTTTGAATGAAGGCCAGGAAGGATCATCTGCCACTAGGAGTCAACCAACAATACACGACATCAGAAGCAAACTGGACAAGTTCATTAAAGCTCTCGGGCCCAGTGacattcaagtatgttattctgTGTGTTGTGTTATGATGATTGTCATTACAGTGACTCGTAGGATCACCTTTTATTAAATGTCGCCTTTTCAATCCAGTCTTCCCAGTTACAAAATGTCTGGAGCGAGTTCAAGAACCGAGCCTTTTCCCGAGGTGGACCTGGTTTCAACAGAGAGTGAGTGTTTTTGCAGACTCACAATATTTCCGTCTGGTCTTATCAATATTGCCGTGTTTTCCTTGCAGTCTCATCCCGTGGTGTAAGAACATGAAGACCCAGCTGTGTGGCATTTACCGCCAGTGCTTCCTCATTGAGTCCGGAACGGCCGACACACCTCGGAAACTCTCGTCCATTCTGCAAGAGCGAGCCCAGGCCATGTTGCAGTGCGTATCAGTCGATGCATTATTTCCTCAAAGAACAGCAGCATTGTATTTGATCATTTAAGTCCAAGGCCAAGCCAGTCAAAGATTTTAAATCTTGATTACCTCAATGAAAAAGTGTGATTTTGAGCAATCTTCACCCGAATAACCTCCTTAAAAGCCTTTTCTTCTGTGTTCCCTCTCACTTCCTCGGCCTCTCCCAGGGAAAAGCTGATCGACTGGAAGGACTTTTTGCTTGTAAAAAGCAAGCGAAACATTACCATGGTGTCATATCCTGccatggaaacgatcctgatacCGCTGATTTGCTCTTGAGTTTAGTAATATATCTCGGAGAGCTTATACTGTCCTTGACCCACTTTCTCTCACGTACCTGGAGGACTTCCCAGGCCTCATCCACTTCATCTGCGTGGATCGATCCACAGGCCAGATGATCGCGCCGTCCCTCAATGTCACCGAGCGCACAACATCGGAGCTGGGCAAAGGGCCGGTGGCTCAGTTTATCAAAAACAAGGTGTGGCGTATGTGACCCTCAAATGTTGTGTTCTCCTGTCCACGATTGACTCTGTATCCTAACAATTGGGTATTTTTGTCAGATCAATGATGATTATGATCTGTTGTCATCATATATGTACAATATAGTCACCAGTTTTTGTACACATTAGGCCTTATATTTTGCAAGGCTGTGCATAATTTTGTGTCTCCTGAACATGGATACCCAATTTTAAATGTGTCAGTATTGTTTTCAAGGTTTGGAAGCTGGTGAGCACAACACGGCGCTACCTCCAAAAGGGTTACTCCACAGTCACGCTGCGAGATGGCGACTTCTATTTCTGCTACTTCCTCTGGTTTGAAAATGAAACCGTAAGTTTTTTGGTTCGTCTATGTTAAgaaaataccttcaaccagaggtGTGGAAAGAACAAGGTGTGGTCAATAGGTTCTGTGCTTTGTACTGTAGACGTGCTGGTTGATCATCCCACTCTCATCCAAGGAGATAACTAATATTTTGTAATTTGGGTTTGAAATCTAGCTTTTGAGATCTCAGTCAAAAGTTTTTAAATAATTGAATCTATGCTGATATATGAAACCCATCAGGGCTACAAGTTGGAAGCAGTGGAAATGCCTATCCTACCCGATGACTCTGCCCCCATTGGGATGCTTGCATGGGACTACTACAGGTGAGAGAACCTCAGcagatttgtaaaaaaaaattgtaaaaaatttAAAAGCACATTATGTGTGTTCTTaggaagctgctgcgctactacagtAAGACCCACCAGGGCGAGGTGGTGAAATGCTACGAGCTGCTCACGGTGCACCTCGGCGTCATCCCCACTGACATCATCCTGCAGCACTGCAGACAGCTGGCCAGCAAGCTGTGGGAGCCCTCGCGGAACCCACTCCTCTAGACACTCAGCTAAGAGCATGGCGCATACTTTATGATGAACCCTTCACTCTTTTgcacattttaatattttatgaCTACACCTTCATGGCAGTCTTCTTTTTATTTCACCTTGTTTTCTGCTTACATAATTAATTTGACCGTATTTGATGTAGTGAATGAAACATCCAAAGCAATACACCATAAACGAGCTACGGAAACTAGCATCCATGTTGCGCTGATCATGAAATTTTAAACAGCTTCTACTTGAATACAAGTAGTAGCAACTCATGGTGACAATAATATTTATATGcgcatattctttatcctctgtgaaaaaTGGCTAATATATCTGTGTGTAGCATGTAGATACTAtaatgccccctggtggccaagttACACATTCAAGAATGAGCAGCACAAAATTCTTTACATTCTGTTTAATTGCGTTAGTGTGTAATTTTATAATTTTCTTCTGTAGAGTGCTATTTTtcttattaaaaaaatgttattttttttgttggtgtttttttaattggtggaaCCGATTAATTACGAAAAGGTCATATGGCCACCTATGCAACAGGATGATGCTGCTATTATTCAATACATGTATGGAATGATATCACTTCCTGTCAATACTCAAGACAACCCGGTATGGTCTCAGCTGTCTTGTAACCTTTCAGAGTTGAATCCACCAAGTTCTCTGTCagaccccgaggatgttgtgctTTAAAGGTCAGTTCCCGCCGCTTTAGCGCAGCTGCATGGCCACAGTAAAGTAGGACACCATCATCAGCATTGGCGtcctcttcatcctcatcatcatcatcggctcACGGCGGGAAGAAGAGGGAGGAGGCGGGCACGTGTCGAGTTCATGTTAGTGTCAGCGTCTGCGCGTCCGCTTCACAGCGCTCCCGTGAGGTCGCTGACGGCGCCAGCTGCCACCAGTTCCCTCAGAAAGAGCTTCTCCGAGCTGACGTCATGAACCACCTGCAGGTACCACAACACAAAGTAGAACACCCACAACCTCCAAGGCCAAACAGTGGATCAGCACACTAGTGTACCCAACACTTTGCCTGCATGTGCTAGATTGAAGCTATACAGTGCTTACTGTGAATTAGAATGTGAAAATGTCCAAACAAAGAATGAgcaaaattttgaaaaattataTGGGAAATTGTGAAGacttgttcatttatttatttaggtgagtttgttttttcaCACACAAAATTTTCAAGTTGATGGTAAATTATAAAATACACAGGAAAATTCTGAATAAAATTTCAGTAGACTAGTAAGAAAAATATTGAACATTATTTTGGTTTTGGTGAACTCATCTTGGCTCATTGacggcaacatttttttttatttcttgtttaAAATAAATCGGCTAAATGCAGCACCAAATTTCATtgtttgaaaagaaaattgcaaaacaaattttaatacaaagaaaaatacatttagcTCCTCCCCAAAGCTTTAGGAGGTCACGGATGTAAATAAACGAATgctttattttaaaaagatagTTGCTTACAATGCTTATAGTTTGCAATAGTTTGGATAAAATTGCTCTGTaccaaattttgaaaataaaaaaggtaGTTACCCAATTTTATTTTAAGGCTTTGAgaaatatgtttaaaaaaaaaaaaaaaaaagggaaccaAAACTATAACCTCCATAACAACAAAAATGCTCCCACTGGTGCCACCACATTTTGTATTAATCAATTTAGTACTTTGTGCCTGAACCTCCCAAACTGTATTGCCAAGGAAACTTCTTGGTGGCGGTATTAACTGCATGTGATGTGCAAAGGAGTGGGTTGGACTTACCTGAGCCTTCATGGCAGCCATGTGTATGGTCTCGTAGTAGTGAAGTGGAGCGTGAGGGTGCTGCATATTGTAACCGAAGCCTGCCAGACTCACGTGGTCACACAGCTGCAGAGCCATCACCACTGCGCCAGCCCCCAACGTGGGTACCATCGACTTCAACACAACACACGCTCACTGTCACCTACTGCCGCGTCTACTCATTTAAGGTACACACTAATTTGTTGTGTATGCAAATGACTATTGGTTTAATATTTGCATTTGATTCGTTCAGCGTAACTGTAAGTTGTATGATTATAGCACATAAAAAATCAAAGCTGTTCAAAAAGGTGATGACACCTAATCATTTTGGCAGTGTGTCAAAAAAGAGTATGTGGTGTTTTGCTAGTTATTgctgaaattaaaataaatgtatttaagcATCACCCTTGCTAACATTAAGTTATTTATGCTGATGATATTTCCAACTGTATTTCTCATATTGTACTGAATAGCCAGGCCCATGTGTCAAATTAAATTCTATTCCTGGTTATATGATTACTTGCAGGTCTAAGCAGCATTGGATTGAAATGCCAAAAACACTCACATTTCCCCGCTTTCGGGAGTAGTTCTGCAGGACCTCTTCAGTCTTGCGAATAATCTCTGGATGGAGGATCCGGAAGTTTTCTGCTTTCAGGGGAATATCATCTATCACCTCCTTCCAGAACCACAACTTGGACCAGAAGCCCTGCGAGACGTGTTGGAAAAGACGGTGAGTGATGATTGAATTTTATTGAATGTTCCACTAATGCAGCCCTACTAGAGGTTGTTTGGTGATGACAGAGGTGAGCCAGTCCAGGTCGAGACTTTTGAAGACCACAAGAGCAACGATGGAGGTCCCGTTGTACTCGTCGGCGGAGCTGGGTGCGCCCTCTGGATACATCAAGCGGATGGTTGTACGAGAACCAGCATCTCTCTCATAGCCAAGTACTGGAGCGTTGTTCAGCCTgaacaatgaaaacaaacaacgctccctctagtggttggTGTAAGAAATATgaaagttcagttgtatttacttCTAGTCGTCAACACACCTGATGATGACATCATACTGATCTATATGTGAACCAAGGCGGCTCCCGTGGAGGATCCCTCCGCTGCCCACCACAATGCATCTTCTGCAGCCTCCGTCCCGCCGCAAAGACTGAGGCAGACCAGGCTGAGGTAGAGAGGCCAGAGTCCGGGCCACAACCTCTTGGCTTCCTCGGAGCCCTAAAGGAGGGGGCGTGTCCCAAGAGGCAGCGCTGCCCTCTTGCTGCAGGAACACCGGGATGTCCATCAGGGTCGAAGAACATGGCAATTGCTTCAGGCGCTCCACGCACCATCGACGATGACACCGGCCTGACAGCAGGCAGGCCGAACGGTTCAGCACAtcctgaggaggaagaggagagtgGAATACCACGGTCTGTGTGcgggtgtgcatgtgtgtcaaaACATACCTCCCGTTCGGGATATTGATCATCAGTAATAGCTAATTTATGCATAGGGAAATATGCTGGAATCAGAATAGCagagtagcatccaaacagaagTAGCACACTGAGGACAGCATTCTCAGTCCTGGATGATGACGACAACACATTATTAGTTTGTGATCTAAATGGACACTCACACAAAAGGTGAtatgaattttgaaaataaatttaaGATATGCTTAAAACATAACACATTATGTAGTATTCCATCATATTAGGTTTTGGGAATAGACTCCATTCAATCCTTCAAAGAACCCATTTcaaatttgttaaaaaaaagatggaatgaAGGAACAAGCATTTGACCCGACTGCAGTAAGTTCCCAGCCCCTGCGTTAAGTTGATTTGTGTTTTTTACCTGCTTATGAAAAATTCGCTGCCTGTCATTGTTTCTTTGTCTGCTACAGGCGTCATCACTTCCGGCTCTGCATTCTTAGGCAGCAATAGAGAAACATCCTGTCTTCTACATTCAAGCGATTGAGGTTCACCATGGTAACAACACC contains:
- the hps1 gene encoding BLOC-3 complex member HPS1, with product MKALLITTESAEVLFHWTDPGFQLNIQQQYGAAQEEGQGLPDFEDSISTLFAPIIISCSSMVDRLGDSYTCFTTENNHTYVLHQFNECLYIAVNGDGEEDEDDLRRKIYVTKKMTEVLFGMVTLSGNLIRRELRPQGTEQRARLWKHLQRLLDTYNHLKENDQSFLVEAVERLIHPTLCEQCIEFLERRLVQQLNSSVERAGEEVQHAFILVHTKLLAFYSSRSASTLATSDLLALIILAQNMYPSNMDQDDHTSEDSTSGSGPESFYTPQPSPTDSSSSEKQAREDATEFEFVDPDIHMAEDSLHTLDVPPPDPSTPRRVFLEVSHKDGLYPMMPHSMYCLPLWPGITLVLLTKIPTSAVAASVYMFLEAFAKLEKRLNEGQEGSSATRSQPTIHDIRSKLDKFIKALGPSDIQSSQLQNVWSEFKNRAFSRGGPGFNRDLIPWCKNMKTQLCGIYRQCFLIESGTADTPRKLSSILQERAQAMLQEKLIDWKDFLLVKSKRNITMVSYLEDFPGLIHFICVDRSTGQMIAPSLNVTERTTSELGKGPVAQFIKNKVWKLVSTTRRYLQKGYSTVTLRDGDFYFCYFLWFENETGYKLEAVEMPILPDDSAPIGMLAWDYYRKLLRYYSKTHQGEVVKCYELLTVHLGVIPTDIILQHCRQLASKLWEPSRNPLL
- the st3gal7 gene encoding LOW QUALITY PROTEIN: ST3 beta-galactoside alpha-2,3-sialyltransferase 7 (The sequence of the model RefSeq protein was modified relative to this genomic sequence to represent the inferred CDS: inserted 1 base in 1 codon), which translates into the protein MVNLNRLNVEDXDVSLLLPKNAEPEVMTPVADKETMTGSEFFISRTENAVLSVLLLFGCYSAILIPAYFPMHKLAITDDQYPEREDVLNRSACLLSGRCHRRWCVERLKQLPCSSTLMDIPVFLQQEGSAASWDTPPPLGLRGSQEVVARTLASLPQPGLPQSLRRDGGCRRCIVVGSGGILHGSRLGSHIDQYDVIIRLNNAPVLGYERDAGSRTTIRLMYPEGAPSSADEYNGTSIVALVVFKSLDLDWLTSVITKQPLGFWSKLWFWKEVIDDIPLKAENFRILHPEIIRKTEEVLQNYSRKRGNSMVPTLGAGAVVMALQLCDHVSLAGFGYNMQHPHAPLHYYETIHMAAMKAQVVHDVSSEKLFLRELVAAGAVSDLTGAL